A single region of the Nicotiana sylvestris chromosome 6, ASM39365v2, whole genome shotgun sequence genome encodes:
- the LOC138870668 gene encoding uncharacterized protein, whose amino-acid sequence MPELPKYNGTTDPNEHVTAYTCAVKGNDIKNDNIESILLKKFGETLLKGAMIWYHNLAPNSIDSFAMLADSFIKAHAGAIKVATRKSDVFNIKQKENEMLREFVSHFQMERIDLPPVSDDWAVQAFTQGLNERSSVASKQLKQNLIKYPAVTWSDVHNRYQSKIRAKDDQLGAPSGSVYPNRLLAKESKPNKERKANVMADALSRKAVSMGSIAYIPVGERLLAPDVQALDNQFIWLDVSKPSGVLACMSSRSSLYERIRER is encoded by the exons atgccggaactccctaagtacaatggtACCACCGACCCTAACGAACATGTTACCGCCTACACCTGTGCAGTAAAAGGCAATGACATAAAGAATGACAACATCGAATCTATATTGctgaaaaaattcggagaaacactcttgaagggggccatgatatggtatcataacttgGCTCCCaattccatagattcattcgccatgctagcagactccttcataaaggcacatgcaggagccatcaaggtagcaacaaggaagtctgacgTTTTCAATATCAAGCAGAAAGAGAACGAGATGTTGCGGGAATTTGTGTCCCACTTTCAGATGGAGCGGATAGATCTACCGCCAGTCTCTGacgactgggcagtacaggccttcacccaaggcctaaacgaacgaagctcggtggcttcaaaacagctGAAGCAGAACCTGATCAAGTATCcggccgtgacctggtcggacgtccacaaccgatatcaatcaaagatcagagccaaggatgaccagctgggagccccttcgggctcagtgtACCCAAATAGACTCCTGGCAAAGGAatcgaaaccaaacaaagaaag gaaggccaatgtgatggccgatgccttgagtagaaaggctgtGAGTATGGGTAGCATTGCGTATATTCCTGTTGGTGAGAGACTTCTAGCAccagatgttcaggctttggacaATCAGTTCATCTGGTTAGATGTTTCAAAGCCTAGtggggttctagcttgcatgtcTTCTCGGTCTTCTTTGTATGAACGCATAAGAGAGCGTTAG